In one Aricia agestis chromosome 5, ilAriAges1.1, whole genome shotgun sequence genomic region, the following are encoded:
- the LOC121727203 gene encoding MYCBP-associated protein-like — MQETKRISRSICNDNVQPDSELLAWDKWIQIRKGETKYLAKKLGRQPRDLVMNVGENVRKEREQKILLENAQIQKKVTIRNDVVWEDPARLNQKCRCRPVYEAQRTKAELGKPLVIERVGVPKILQETEKGLTGISKKKPFLKLDAAYVQYKKRREKELQNKIKKLNPYRPEVDNLILIGTKPGFLKKDLSSVPVLKLETSIPSDICEESSVYAVQINESIYYKCYQGVGLKHLANIQKQITLQSSWTYYFNITVNKMGRAKLFLKNMGTVSLRYSWKKIVRPIEFIPNTNNELVFFFNKSDDIIYPGEEKHILFTCLSNRAAFYNESWEMKFRNVSFLESQNDKFEIKLNADVTENLDLIKRKVNKIKNSIEHRAATIMIKLLIDGMVTKATDLEHHIYPYKYLLLEAEMFEMKNPEYFYHETKVAKLKQLYIDMTSNTWELSIKDWRRDMMKLEYDNRMKYYDLLKQSCKELLRPWRENEDILQQKYKAVKTVLYRFADKFDGEYYDLIKEYDPSNIAKRGEINATFSYLKKQKPKVNVDNVYHVHYIFNLRMYGHMCSMIETCVGIISSIDLNRRISFDFCSE, encoded by the exons atgcAAGAAACAAAAAGAATTAGCAGATCTATCTGTAATGACAATGTTCAACCAGATTCAGAACTATTGGCGTGGGATAAATGGATTCAAATACGAAAAGGAGAAACTAAATATTTAGCGAAAAAGCTAGGAAGACAACCAAGAGATCTTGTTATGAATGTAGGTGAAAACGTACGTAAGGAAAGGGAACAAAAAATTCTATTAGAAAATGCACAAATACAAAAGAAAGTAACTATAAGAAATGATGTAGTATGGGAAGACCCAGCAAGACTAAATCAAAAATGCCGATGTAGACCTGTTTACGAAGCTCAAAGAACTAAAGCTGAACTAGGTAAGCCTCTAGTCATAGAACGTGTTGGGGTGCCTAAAATTTTACAAGAAACTGAAAAAGGTCTGACTGGAATTTCCAAAAAGAAGCCTTTCCTGAAGTTAGATGCTGCTTATGTACAATATAAGAAAAGACGCGAAAAGGAgctgcaaaataaaataaaaaagctgAATCCATACCG ACCTGaggttgacaatttaatattaataggaACCAAGCCAGGGTTTTTGAAAAAAGATTTATCTTCTGTGCCTGTGTTAAAGTTAGAAACTTCTATTCCATCTGATATTTGCGAAGAAAGCTCAGTATATGCAGTACAAATTAATGAATCTATTTattacaaatgctatcaaggtGTAGGCCTAAAACATTTGGcaaacatacaaaaacaaattaccTTACAATCATCTTGGACAtactatttcaatattacagtAAATAAAATGGGCCGAGCTAAGttgtttcttaaaaatatgggCACTGTTTCACTGAGATATAGTtggaaaaaaatcgttagacCCATTGAATTTATACCTAACACTAATAACGAGCTCgtattcttttttaataaaagtgatGATATTATATATCCAGGAGAGGAAAagcatattttgtttacatgTTTATCAAATAGAGCTGCTTTTTATAATGAAAGCTGGGAAATGAAGTTTCGAAATGTATCTTTTTTGGAGTCACAGAATGacaaatttgaaattaaattgaatGCGGATGTTACAGAAAATTTAGATTTGATAAAAAGgaaggtaaataaaataaagaattcaATAGAACATCGGGCTGCTACGATTATGATAAAACTTTTGATTGATGGTATGGTTACAAAAGCAACAGACTTAGAGCATCACATTTATccgtataaatatttattattagaagCCGAAATGTTTGAAATGAAAAATCCCGAATACTTTTACCACGAAACTAAAGTTGCAAAGCTAAAGCAACTTTATATTGATATGACTTCAAATACATGGGAGTTATCGATTAAGGACTGGAGAAGGGACATGATGAAATTAGAATACGATAACAGAATGAAGTACTACGATTTGCTGAAACAATCGTGTAAAGAGCTACTAAGACCCTGGAGGGAGAATGAAGATATCCTACAACAGAAGTATAAAGCAGTAAAAACTGTTCTATATAGATTTGCTGATAAATTTGACGGAGAATATTACGACTTGATTAAAGAATACGATCCCTCCAATATCGCAAAAAGGGGTGAAATTAATGCCACGTTTTCGTATTTGAAAAAACAAAAACCGAAGGTTAATGTAGATAACGTATATCATgtccattatatttttaatttacgtaTGTATGGCCACATGTGCTCCATGATAGAGACGTGTGTTGGAATAATAAGCAGCATCGATCTAAATAGACGGATTAGCTTTGATTTCTGCTCAGAATAA